In Sphaerisporangium krabiense, the DNA window TGGAGGACTCCGTCCGGCGCTGGTACGGGCGCGGCTGAGATCACGTTGACACGGGGGAGGGGCGATACGTGGGGCCTAAAACTGGATATGAGATATCTAGAATGCGCCACCTCACGGAGTGCCGGCGAATGATCGCGGACGGCGGGCGGCGGGGGCCGTCCCCCGGTAGAGCCCTTGTGGCGCACGAAGACGTCCGTACGGCGATCCCGCCGTACGGCTCGAACCATCGATGACAGGAGAGACGGCCATGGAGCCACGGATGAACAACTTCGCCAAGATCGCCGCCGACGGCTACCGCGCCATGCAGGCCGTGGAGGCGTACCTCGGGCACAGCGACGTTCCCGACAGCCTGCTGGAACTGGTGCGGATCCGGGCCAGCCAGATCAACGGCTGCGGGTTCTGCCTGGACATGCACCACCACACCGCCAAGCGCGCCGGCGAGACCGACGAACGGCTCTTCACCGTCGCCGGATGGCGCGAGGCGCCCTACTACACCTCGGAGGAGCGCGCGGCCCTCGCCCTGACCGAGGCCGTCACGCGGCTGGCCGACGGCGAGGGCGTCCCCGACGCGGTGTGGGACGACGCGGCCGACAACTTCGACGAGAAGTCCCTGGCCGCCCTCGTGGTCGCCATCGCCCAGATCAACGCCTGGAACCGCATCAACGTCACGATCCGCTCGGTCGCCGGCTCCCACCGCCACGCGGTCGCCGCGTCCTGACCCATGACGGCCCGCGCCCGGCCGAGGGCGCGGGCCGGCTCATTGGTAGCCGAACCAGCCGGGGACGTCCAGGCGGAACACGTCGTGCGGGGTGAGCGTGCGCAGGTCGGCCTCCATGGCGCGCAGGCGGTCCTCGCCGATGGTCTCGGCCCAGCGGGCGCGCAGGGCGTCGAAGACGCGGGCCGAGCGGGTCAGGCTGTCGGCGCCGCGGGCGGTGAGGCGGACGATCTTGCGGCGGGCGTCGTCCGGGTCGGAGGCGCGCTCGACGTAGCCGAGGCGCTCCAGCGTGTCGACGGTCTTGCCGGCGGCCTGCTTGGAGACGCCGAGCCTGCGGCCGAGTTCGGCGGCGGTCGTGCCGCGCGTGCCGATGGCCTGCATGACGAACCCGTGCATCGGCCGCAGGTCGGGATGGCCCTGGCGGGCCAGCTCGGCGTGCAGCTCGTCGATCAGCGTGCGAAAGCCCAGGAAGAGCCGCAGCGGCAGCTCGAAGCCGGGAGGGTCGCTTGACACGATGGACAACCTCGTTCACTATCTAGACAACCGCGTTGTCTATTGTACGAGGAGAACACCGTGCCCGTCATCCGCCATGCGCAAAGCCGCAGGACAGAGACCCCCAACGCCATCATGACCACCTACGCCTCGCCCACCCAGGGCGGCGCCGGCCTGTCGCTGTGGCGCGTCGAGATGGAGGCCGGCCAGACGGGGCCGGCGCACGCGTTCGACGCCGAGCTGGTGTGGACCGTGCTGTCCGGGGAGGGCGCCATCGAGCTCGGCGCCGAGAGCTTCACGATCGCGCCCGGCGACACCGTGGTGCTGCCCGCGGGCGTGCGCCGCCGGCTGTCCACCGGCTCCGGCCTCGCCCTGGTCGCCGCCGCGCCCGCCGGCGCCCGCGCCTACACCACGGACGGCGCGCCCGACGTGCCCGGCGCGTGCGCCGCGCCGGAGGGCGACATGCTGCTGCCCGCCTGGATGGCGTAGGCGCCGGCCGGCCGGGGCCTTCCGCCACTCCGGCCGCGGTTCACCCCTCCGTCAGCGGATGGTCCACCACCCCGGGAGCATCAACGGCCCGTAGGCCGGCAGTCCGAGCTCGGCGGTCAGCCGCGTCAGCGGGCCCCACGCCTCCAGGCGGACCCGCGCGAGCGCGGCGGCGCGGTCCTCGCTGGACTCGGCCGGGCGCAGGCGCTCCAGCGGGTGGACGCGAGGATAGGTGCGCACGGGGGCGTTCTTGGGCAGGCCCGCCCGGCTCCTGGCCAGGTCCACGGCGTCCTCCAGGCCGCCGAGCCGGTCGACCAGGCCGCTGTCGCGGGCGTCGGCGCCCGTCCACACCCGGCCGCGCGCCAGGTCGTGGGCGCGCTCGCGGTCGATGCCCCGGCCCTCGGCGACCTTGCCCACGAAGTCGTCGTAGATGCGGTCGAGCCAGGTGTTGACCCGCGCCCACTGCGCCTCGGAGTAGGAGCGGCTCGGCGAGAACATGCCCGAGTTGGCGCCGACGTCGACCGACTCGGAGGTGATGCCGACCCGGCCGAGCAGCCCCGCCAGGGACGGCTTGCCGCCGAACACGCCGATCGAGCCGGTGAGCGTGCCGGGCTGGGACACGATCACGTCGGCCGCCATCGAGACGAAGTAGCCGCCCGACGCCGCCAGGTCGCCCATCGAGATGATCACCGGCTTGCCGGCCTTGCGGGTCAGCACGACCTCGCGCCAGATGACGTCCGAGGCGACGTACGACCCGCCGGGGCTGTCGACGCGGAAGACGACGGCCTTGACCGAGTCGTCCTTGCGGGCGGCGCGGAAGGCGGCGCTGATCGTGTCCGAGCCCATGGCGCCCCCGCCGCCGAGGGGGCTGCGCCCGCTGCGGCCGAGGCGGATAGCGCCGTTGCCGTGGATCAGCGCCACGACGCGCTCGCCGGGGTGGGGCAGCTTGCCGGAGATCGGTCCCTTGGCGTACCGCGAGACGTACAGCAGGAGGTCGCCCTCCTCGCGGATCTCGTCGTAGACCTCGTCGCGGTAGGCGAGCCGGTCGACCAGGCCGGCCTCCAGGGCCTCGGCGCCGATGAACGGCCCCTGGTCGATCAGCTCGCGCACGCGCTCGGGCGCGAGGCCGCGGCCCTCGGCGACGCCGGCGACGATCTGCTCGATGACCGACTCGGCGATCCGCTCGGCGGACTCGCGGTGCGCCTCGGTCATGTGGTCCTGGGTGAAGGTGTTGGCCGCGGTCTTGTACTCGTGCCGCTGGCCGATCTGGTAGTCGACGCCGAGCTTGCCGAGCGCGTTCTTCACGAAGCGCTGCTCCAGGCTGACGCCGGTCAGCCCGACGTCGCCCGAGGGCTGCAGGTAGACCTTCTCGAAGGCGCTGGCCAGGTAGTACGGCACGGTGCCCGCGCCGAACTCGCCGAACGTCTCGCCGAAGGCCACGGTCATCTTGCCGGCGGCCCGGAGCTGGACGACCGCCGTGCGCAGCTCCTGCACCATGGCCAGCCCGATGGGACGCCCGCCGATCTTGACGACGAGGCCCTTGACCCGGGGATCCCTGCGCGCGCGGCGCAGGCCCTCCAGCACGTCGGCGAAACGGGTCTTGCGCATGGACAGGAGGGCGCCCAGCGGGTCGGACGGGGGGCCCTCGGTGAGACCCTCGGTCAGGTCGAGCTCAAGGATCAAGGGGGCCGTGCGTCGCTGCCGGAACCGGTCGACCGATTCGATGATCGCCTTAGTCGCGTCCATAGCGCCACCCTAGGCGACGTTTCCGGTAAAGAGGCGCAGGCTTTTCCCCGGGAGGACCAGGATGCCGCCCCGGCGCGGGCCGGGGCGGCCGATGGGCGAGGTTCATGCCCTTTCGCCGGGCTCCTCGCGAAGCTCCTCGCCGACCTCGCTGACGCCCTCGTCCGGCCTGGCGGCGTCCCGCACGGCGCCGGGGCCGCTGGTGCGGACGGCCCGCCGGGCCTCCTCCGCGAGCGGCCGGGCGGCCGGGCCTTCGTGGCGCAGCCACAGCGCGCCGAGCGGCGGCACCCGCAGCCGCGCCGAGTACGGCAGCCCGTGCCAGGGCTCCGCCTCGGCCTCGACGGCGCCGAGGTTGCCGACCCCGCTGCCGTGGTAGTCGAAGGCGTCGGTGTTGACGACCTCCTCCCAGCGGCCCCCGGCGGGCAGGCCGAGGACGTAGTCCTCGTGCGGGCGGCCGGAGAAGTTGGCGACGCACGCCACCATCGAGCCGTCGTCGCCGTGGCGCACGAACGAGAAGACGTTCCCCGGGGCGTCGTCGGCGTCGATCCACTGGAAGCCGTCGGGGGTGTGGTCCTGGGAGTACATGGCCCGGGTCTCGCCGTACACGCGGTTCAGGTCGCGCACCAGGCGCTGCACGCCCTGGTGGGGCTCGAAGTCCAGCACCCACCAGTCCAGCCCGCGCTCCTCCGACCACTCCGAGCCCTGGCCGAACTCGCTGCCCATGAACAGCAGCTTCTTGCCCGGGTGCGCCCACATGAACGCCAGCAGGGCCCGCAGGTTGGCGAAGCGCTGCCACTCGTCGCCGGGCATCTTGCCGAGCAGCGACCCCTTGCCGTGCACGACCTCGTCGTGGGAGAGGGGGAGCACGAAGTTCTCGGAGTAGGCGTACATCAGCGAGAACGTCATCTGGTGGTGGTGGTACTGCCGGAAGACCGGCTCGTGCTGGAGGTAGGCCAGCGTGTCGTGCATCCAGCCCATGTTCCACTTGAAGCCGAACCCGAGCCCGCCCAGGTACACCGGGCGCGACACCCCCGGCCACGCGGTGGACTCCTCGGCGATCGTGACGATGCCGGGCGCCTCGCGGTAGGCGACCGCGTTCATCTCCTTGAGGAACTCCACCGCGTCCAGGTTCTCGCGCCCGCCGTGGACGTTCGGCGTCCACTCGCCCTCGCGGCGCGAGTAGTCCAGGTAGAGCATCGAGGCGACCGCGTCCACGCGCAGCCCGTCGACGTGGAACTCCTTCAGCCAGTAGACGGCGTTGGCGACCAGGAAGTTGCGGACCTCGCGGCGGCCGTAGTCGAAGATGTAGGTGCCCCACTCGGGGTGGGTGCCGCGGCGGGGGTCGGCGTGCTCGTACAGGGGCGTGCCGTCGAACCTGCCGAGCGACCATTCGTCCTTGGGGAAGTGGGCGGGCACCCAGTCGAGCAGGACGCCGATGCCGGCCGCGTGCAGGCGGTCGATCAGGTGCCGGAACTCGTCCGGCGTGCCGAACCGCGCGGTCGGGGCGTAGTAGGAGCTGATCTGGTAGCCCCAGGAGCCGCCGAAGGGATGCTCGGCGACGGGCAGGAACTCCACGTGCGAGAAGCCCATCTCCTGGACGTACTCGACGAGTTCGGTGGCCAGCTCGGTGTAGGACAGGCCGGGGCGCCAGGAGCCGAGGTGGACCTCGTAGGCGGCCATGGGCTCGGCGAGCCGGTCGCGGTCCGGGCGATCGCGCATCCACGCGTCGTCGTTCCAGGTGTAGGCGGACGCCTCGACGATCGAGGCGGTGGCGGGCGGGACCTCGGTGCGCCGGGCCATCGGGTCGGCCTTGGACCGCCAGACCGAGTCGGCGCCGAGCACCGAGAACTTGTAGCGCTCACCGGCGCCGATCCCGGGGACGAACAGCTCCCACACGCCGGAGGAGCCGAGCGAGCGCATCGGGTGGCCCGAGCCGTTCCAGTGGTTGAAGTCGCCCTCGACGCGCATCCCGCGCGCGTTCGGGGCCCAGACGGCGAAGGCGGTGCCGTCCTCGTCGCCGTGCCGCATGACCCGGGCGCCGAGGACCTCCCACAGGCGCTCGTGGCGGCCCTCGCCGATCAGGTGCAGGTCGATCTCGCCCAGCGTGGGCCAGTGGTGGTACGGGTCGCCCACGTCGTGGGGCTCGCCGCCCTCGTAGGTCACCCGCAGGTGGTAGGACGGGATCTTGTCCACGCCGGGCAACGTGACCGTGAACACGCCGTGCGCCTCGTGGCGCATCTCGTGGACGGTCTCCTGGCCGCCGTCGTCGAGCACCAGCTCGACCTTCTCGGCCAGGGGCTTCAACGCCCGCACCGTCATGCCGTCGGAAGAGGGGTGCGCGCCCAGGATCGAGTGCGGATCATGGTGTGCGCCGCCCGCCAGTCGGTTCAGGTCCAGGTCCGCGTTCATCGAATCGCTCACCGCTCCTCAGGCGCCTTGCTCGTCACTGCCTCTGCGTAGTTCTTAACCCTGCCCCAGAACGGCCTGCCAACCCACGATGTCGGAGCTATCACACCTTGCCTATGGCAAACGTGTGGTCCAGGCGTTTCGGGCGGTATGTCTCACCAATTCAGGACACGCAGCTCGCCGGTGGTCAGGTCGGCGATCACCCGCCCCACGTCCAGCCACCGGCCGTCGGGAAACCTCACGAAAAGCTGCAGGCAGCGGTGGAGCTCGCACCCGTGCCTGCGGAAGATCAGGCTGTGCACGCGCAGCTCGGCGGGCGACGTCAGCGGCCGGCCCGCCGCCGCGGCGTACGACCGCCTGACCAGGGCGCCGAGCCGGGGCTGGGCCAGCAGCACCTCCGTGGCCCTGGCCTCCTCCCACCGCGTGGGCGCCGGGCGCGTCGCCGCGCCCGCGGGACCGGCGTCCGCGGTGGACTCCGACCGCACGGGCTGGCGCCGGGCGTCCACGACCGGGGGCCCGGCCGCCTGCGTCAGGCATGACGTCAGGACCAGGCTCAAGGCGACGGCCCCCGCCCCCACGACGGCGACCCGCCTTCGCCGCATCCTCCCACCGCCTCACGCTAGGCATGCGCGCGACTACGGATGGTAATCTACCGTGCGGCCTGCGTGAAGGCGGCGAGCGGGATCGGCAGCCATGTCGGGCGGTTGCGCGCCTCGTACACGACCTCGTAGGCGGCCTTGCTCAGCTCGAGCGCCCGCAGCACGACCGCGTCGTCGCCGTGGATCCTGCCGCCGCCCGCCGAGTACCCCGCGATGAACGCCGCCCGGTTGCGCTCGGCCCACTCGGCCGCGCACGGTTCCAGCGCCTCAGCGTCGGGACGGCCGAACAGCAGGTGGCGCGCGGCGTAGTCGAACGAGCGCAGCATGCCGGCCACGTCCCTGAGCGGGGAGTCCAGCGCGCGACGCTCGCGCAGCGGCTGACCGGGCTCGCCCTCGAAGTCCAGGACGACCCATTCGCTCGGCGTCCGCATGACCTGGCCGAGGTGGTAGTCGCCGTGCACCCGCTGGACCGTGATCGGCCGCCCGATGTCGGCCAGCCGGTCGAACGCCCGGTGCGCGACCCCGGCGTGCGCGGCCAGCTCGGGCACCTCGGAGATCGCCGACTCCAGGCGGCGCCTGAACCCCTCGACCATGCGCTTCACTTCGGGCGTCTCGATCGTGCTCGTGGGGAAGGCGTCGGCCATCTGGCGGTGCAGGTGGGCGGTGGCCATGCCGAGCCGGTGCGACTCGGCGGCGAAGTCGCCGCCCGCGTCGCAGCACGGTGTGCCGGGCGGCGAGCCGTACAGGTCGCGGACGCTGGTCAGGGCGAGCGCCCAGCCGTCGCTGGCGGTCGGCAGGAACTCCTGGACGAAGGCGAGCGTGGTGTTCTGGCCGTCGACGTCGGTCTCGACCCAGCCGTAGGGGCGGGCGATGTTGTGCGAGCCCCGGCGCGCCAGGGCCGAGACGACCTCCACCTCGGGGTTGACGCCGGGGATCAGCTTGCGGAACAGCTTGCAGATGTAGGCGTCGCCGAACACCAGGGAGGTGTTGGACTGCTCGCCGCCGAGGACGAGGCTGCGCAGCGAGGTGTCGATCGTGGTGCCGGGCATGCGCCGGAAGCGCAGCGGGCCGACGTCGGCGTCCCCGGCCATGGCCGCGAGCAGCACCCCGGTCACGTCGGCGTCGTGGACGGCGTCGTAGGCGAAGCCCTCCTCGGTCTCGCCGATCGCGACGTGGCGCAGCCGCTGGGGCAGCTCGGGGCGCAGCCCCACGAGCAGTTGGTAGCGGTCGACGGCGTCCCCCTGGGTGACGGTGATCACCACGTGGCGCACGGAGACCTGGTCGCCCGTGGTCCTGGAGGAACCCGCCACATCGCTCTGGCGGGTTTCTTCAAGACCACGGAGGGGCAAAGGAGTGGCCGATTCCACGGCCAGCCCCGAGATCGCGCGGCTCTTGCCGGCGAACCACCGCTGCCCGGTGATCCAGCCGGCAAGGAGCTCTTCGAGAGTATGTGTCACGTCTCCTCGGCTGCTGCGCTCGTCGGCGGAAGGGTGAACCAATAGAACCCATGCCCAGGAAGCGTCAAAAGATACGGAAGTTCCCCGATTGGGGGGAAAGGAACCCCGCCCGTGCACTCCACCGGCGTGACCCCCTCGAACCTCCGCAGGTCCAGCTCCACCGGCTGCGGGAAGCGGGACAGGTTGTTGACGCACAGGACTCGATCGTCGCCGAGCTCGCGGACGAAGGCCAGCACACTGGGGTTGGAAGAGTTGAGCTCCGTGAACTCGCCGAGCCCGAACACCGGGTGCCGCTTGCGGATCTCGATCATCTTCTTCGTGAAGTGCAGCAACGACCCGGCGTTCTTCTGCTGCGCCTCGACGTTCAGCGCCTGGTACCCGTAGATCGGGTCCATGATCACCGGCAGGTAGAGCCGGCCGGGGTCGCAGTCGGAGAACCCGGCGTTGCGGTCGGGCGTCCATTGCATGGGCGTGCGGACGCCGTCGCGGTCGCCGAGCCAGATGTTGTCGCCCATGCCGATCTCGTCGCCGTAGTAGAGCACCGGGCTGCCCGGCAGGCTCATCAGCAGGGCGGTGAACAGCTCGATCTGGTTGCGGTCGTTCTCCAGCAGCGGGGCGAGGCGGCGGCGGATGCCGACGTTGGCCCGCATGCGCGGGTCCTTGGCGTACTCGGTGTACATGTAGTCGCGCTCTTCGTCGGTCACCATCTCGAGGGTGAGCTCGTCGTGGTTGCGCAGGAAGATGCCCCACTGGCAGTTCTCGGGGATCTTGGGCGTCTGGGCCATGATCTCGGAGATCGGGTAGCGGGTCTCGCGGCGCACGGCCATGAAGATGCGCGGCATGAGCGGGAAGTGGAACGCCATGTGGCACTCGTCGCCGCCGGTGACCGGGTCGCCGAAGTACTCGACGACGTCGGCGGGCCACTGGTTGGCCTCGGCGAGCAGGACCCGGTCGGGGTACAGACGGTCCACCTCACGCCTGACCCGCTTGAGGTAGGCGTGCGTCGGCGCCAGGTTCTCGCAGTTGGTGCCCTCCTGCTCGAACAGGTAGGGGACCGCGTCGAGGCGGAAGCCGTCGATGCCGAGGTCGAGCCAGAACCGCAGGACCTCCAGCATGGCGTCCTGGACGGCCGGGTTCTCGTAGTTCAGGTCCGGCTGGTGGTGGAAGAACCGGTGCCAGTAGTACTGGCCGCGTACCGGGTCGTAGGTCCAGTTGGACGCCTCGGTGTCGATGAAGATGATGCGGGCGTCGCTGTACTGCTCGTTCTCGTCGGACCAGACGTAGAAATCGCCGAACGGACCGGTGGGGTCGTGGCGGGACGCCTGGAACCAGGGGTGCTGGTCGCTGGTGTGGTTCATGACCAGGTCGGCGATGACCCGCATTCCCCGCTTGTGCGCCTCGTCGACGAGCTTGATGAAGTCTCCCAGGTCTCCGAAATCCGGGAGGATCTTCATGAAGTCGGAAATATCGTATCCACCGTCTTTGAGGGGAGATTCGTAGAGCGGCAGGAGCCACAGGCAGTCGACGCCGAGCCACTGGAGGTAATCCAGCTTGTTGATGAGGCCCCGGATGTCTCCGGTGCCGTCGCCGTTCGAGTCCGCGAAGCCCCGGATGAGGACCTCGTAGAAGACGGCGCGCTTGTACCAGCGCGGGTCGCGCGGCTTTTCGTGGGTGAAAGTGTCAGGAACCGGCTGAGGCGTCAAGCTCACCTGTGGACTCCCCGCTGTGCTTATGCGCGCGTACGCCGACGCGGCCGGGCGTCTATGACCGGCCGGCCGGCGTCGCTCGCAGTGTGAGGACGTGGGCTGGGTTGATATGTGGATCGAGGCGCACGTAGTTGGCATGCCGCCATTGGTACGACTCGCCCGAGAGCTCGTCGTCCACGATGAACTCCGCACCCCAATCGAGGCCGAGGCCCGGCATGTCCAGGGTGACCGTCGCCTCGTGCGTGTTGTGCGGATCCAGATTGACGACGACCAGGACCACATCGCCCAGACCGTGCCGTCGTGTGGACGGGTCGTAGGCGCCGGGCAGCCGCTTGGAGAAGCAGATCATGTCCGGGTGGTCGACGCTGTGGAACCGTAGGTTACGCAGTTCCTGGACCGCTGGGTGTGCTCTTCTGAACAAATTGAGGGTCGTGATGAACGGCGCGAGGCTGCGGCCGTCGCGTTCCGCGCCCGCCCAGTCACGAGGCCGCAGCTCGTACTTCTCGCTGTTCAGGTACTCCTCGCTGCCCGGACGCACCGGGGTGCCCTCGGCGAGCTCGTAGCCCGCGTACATGCCCCACGAGGGGGACGCCAGGGCGGCGAGGACGGCCCTGATCTTGAAGGCGGGCACGCCTCCGGTCTGGAGGTATTCGTGCAGGATATCCGGGGTGTTCACGAAGAAGTTCGGCCGCAGGTAGTGGCTCGTCTCGTGGGACAGCTCGGAGAAGTAGCTCTCCAGCTCCCCGGCGGTGGTCCGCCACGTGAAGTAGGTGTAGGACTGGTGGAAACCGATCTTGGCGAGGGCGCGCAGCATCGGCGGCCTGGTGAACGCCTCCGACAGGAAAACCACGTCGGGGTCGGTGGTGTAGATCTCGCCGAGCAGCCGCTCCCAGAACTCCACCGGCTTGGTGTGCGGGTTGTCGACGCGGAAGATGCGCACGCCGTGGTCCATCCAGTGGCGCACGACCCGCAGGACCTCGGCGTAGATGCCCTCGGGGTCCTTGTCGAAGTTCAGCGGGTAGATGTCCTGGTACTTCTTCGGAGGGTTCTCGGCGTAGGCGATCGACCCGTCGGCGCGGATCGTGAACCACTCCGGGTGCTCCTTGACCCACGGGTGGTCGGGGGAGCACTGCAGCGCCAGGTCGAGAGCGACCTCCAGGCCGAGGTCCCCGGCCCGCTTCACGAAGGCGTCGAAGTCCTCCATGGTGCCGAGGTCGGGGTGGATCGCGTCGTGGCCGCCCTCCGCGGCGCCGATCGCCCACGGGGAGCCCACGTCGTACGGCTCGGGGTGCAGGGTGTTGTTGCGGCCCTTGCGGTAGGCGTCGCCGATGGGGTGGACGGGCGGCAGGTAGACGACGTCGAAGCCCATGGCGGCGACGGCCGGCAGCCGTTCGGCGGCCGTCCGGAAATTTCCGGACTTGGGGGGGACGTCCTCCGCGATCACCGCGCCCTCGGAGCGAGGGAACAGCTCGTACCACGAGCCGAACAGCGCGCGGCGGCGGTCGACCCGGATCCGGTACCGCGGCCCCCGCGTGACCAGGTCGCGCAGGGGATGGGCGGCCAGGGCGCTCGCGACGTCCGGGAGCTGCGCGTACGACAGACGGGCCCGCGGGTCGAGCTCGTCGTCGCGCAGGCGGTCCGCCACCTCCTGCAGCACGGCGCGGTGGGCGCAGTCCTCGCACCCCGCCTGCCGGACGCCCTTCGCGGCCCGCTCGAAGATGCGGGCCCCCTCCTCGCACATCAAATCGACGTCGATGCCTCGGGGGATCTTGATGCCCGCGTCGTGCAGCCAGGTGGCGACCGGGTCGCTCCAGGCCTCCACGCGGAACTGCCAGGTGCCCTCCGTGGGCAGCGTCACCTCCACCGACCACCGGTCGGTGCCCGGCGCGCCTTCCCGCATCAGCAGGAGCGGCCTTCGAGCGCCGTCCGGGTCGAAGAGCACGACGCCGGCCGCCACCGCGTCGTGTCCCTCGCGGAACACGGTGGCGCTTATCTCGAAAGTCTCGCCCGCCGCGGATTTCGCGGGCCACCGCCCGCAATCGACGACTGGGTGAATGTCCTGTATTGGGATTCGTCCGATCATCGCGTCTCAAGGTAGCGGCGACGCACCGGGCGTCACCGGGAATTGTGAGGGCAAGGATTGATCTTTGCTTCAGGTAGGTTCCCGGCACGGGGCCTGGGATGTGCGGGCATGGTCGGCTCCGGCCGGGAGTGACCGTGTCATCCCGAGTCCGGAGAGGTTGCGGTGAGGCTCTTACATGGGACTGCCCCCATAGTCCATCCTCAAGCATGCCCCGGGGAAGTTACGGGCCCACGGCGCGCCTTTTCTCCATCATGTTGCCGGTGTGCGCGACAGTCGTACATGATCGAGTTGAGATCACTGTGCCGCGTCGGCTTTAGTGAGGTTTGAGCATGTTGGCTAGTGGTGAGAGCGAATCGCAGTACATCTGGCAGACGCAAAGAGCGTTTCGGTCGCGCGTCGTGGCGCTGAGTAACTAGGGTCTGGCCCCGTGAGAGCAATCCGCAGATTCACCGTCCGTACCGTCCTTCCCGCAGAGCTGGCCGCCCTGGGCGAGCTGGTCCACAACCTGCGCTGGTCCTGGCATCCCGAGACCTTGGACCTATTCGCGGAGGTGGACCCAGCCACCTGGGAACGGGTCGGGCACGACCCGGTCGCCCTTCTGGGAGCGGTGGAAGCCGACAGGCTCGCCGAGCTTGCACGTGATCGCAGATTCCTCCGCAGGCTGGCCGACGCCGCCGACGATCTGCGTGAGTACATGACCGCCCCGCGCTGGTACCAGACGCTGCCGGACGCCCCCGCCGCCATCGGCTACTTCTCGCCCGAGTACGGCATCGCGGCGGCGCTCCCGCAGTACTCCGGCGGCCTCGGCATCCTCGCCGGCGACCACCTGAAGGCCGCCAGCGACCTCGGCGTGCCCATCCTCGGCGTCGGGCTCCTCTACCGGCACGGCTACTTCACCCAGTCCCTCTCGCCCGAGGGCTGGCAGCAGGAGCACTACCCGAGCCTCGACCCCGGCGGCCTGCCCCTGACCCTCCTGAAGGAGGCCGACGGCACGCCCGCCCGCGTCGCCATCCCGCTGCCCGGGGACCGCACGCTGCACGCCCAGATCTGGGTCGCCCAGGTCGGCCGGGTCCCGCTGCTCCTCCTCGACTCCGACGTCGCCGAGAACGACAACGCCGCCCGCGACGTCACCGACCGGCTGTACGGCGGGGGCACCGACCACCGCCTCATGCAGGAGCTGCTGCTCGGCATCGGCGGCGTGCGCGCCCTGCGCGCCTACTGCCGGATCACCGGGCACCCCGAGCCCGAGGTCTTCCACACCAACGAGGGCCACGCGGGCTTCCTCGGCCTGGAGCGCATCCGCGAGCTCACCGAGCACAGGCTCTCCTTCGACGAGGCGTTGGAGGCCGTGCGCGCCGGCACGGTGTTCACCACCCACACGCCGGTC includes these proteins:
- a CDS encoding carboxymuconolactone decarboxylase family protein, with protein sequence MEPRMNNFAKIAADGYRAMQAVEAYLGHSDVPDSLLELVRIRASQINGCGFCLDMHHHTAKRAGETDERLFTVAGWREAPYYTSEERAALALTEAVTRLADGEGVPDAVWDDAADNFDEKSLAALVVAIAQINAWNRINVTIRSVAGSHRHAVAAS
- a CDS encoding MarR family winged helix-turn-helix transcriptional regulator, whose protein sequence is MSSDPPGFELPLRLFLGFRTLIDELHAELARQGHPDLRPMHGFVMQAIGTRGTTAAELGRRLGVSKQAAGKTVDTLERLGYVERASDPDDARRKIVRLTARGADSLTRSARVFDALRARWAETIGEDRLRAMEADLRTLTPHDVFRLDVPGWFGYQ
- a CDS encoding cupin domain-containing protein — protein: MPVIRHAQSRRTETPNAIMTTYASPTQGGAGLSLWRVEMEAGQTGPAHAFDAELVWTVLSGEGAIELGAESFTIAPGDTVVLPAGVRRRLSTGSGLALVAAAPAGARAYTTDGAPDVPGACAAPEGDMLLPAWMA
- the sppA gene encoding signal peptide peptidase SppA is translated as MDATKAIIESVDRFRQRRTAPLILELDLTEGLTEGPPSDPLGALLSMRKTRFADVLEGLRRARRDPRVKGLVVKIGGRPIGLAMVQELRTAVVQLRAAGKMTVAFGETFGEFGAGTVPYYLASAFEKVYLQPSGDVGLTGVSLEQRFVKNALGKLGVDYQIGQRHEYKTAANTFTQDHMTEAHRESAERIAESVIEQIVAGVAEGRGLAPERVRELIDQGPFIGAEALEAGLVDRLAYRDEVYDEIREEGDLLLYVSRYAKGPISGKLPHPGERVVALIHGNGAIRLGRSGRSPLGGGGAMGSDTISAAFRAARKDDSVKAVVFRVDSPGGSYVASDVIWREVVLTRKAGKPVIISMGDLAASGGYFVSMAADVIVSQPGTLTGSIGVFGGKPSLAGLLGRVGITSESVDVGANSGMFSPSRSYSEAQWARVNTWLDRIYDDFVGKVAEGRGIDRERAHDLARGRVWTGADARDSGLVDRLGGLEDAVDLARSRAGLPKNAPVRTYPRVHPLERLRPAESSEDRAAALARVRLEAWGPLTRLTAELGLPAYGPLMLPGWWTIR
- the glgB gene encoding 1,4-alpha-glucan branching protein GlgB — encoded protein: MNADLDLNRLAGGAHHDPHSILGAHPSSDGMTVRALKPLAEKVELVLDDGGQETVHEMRHEAHGVFTVTLPGVDKIPSYHLRVTYEGGEPHDVGDPYHHWPTLGEIDLHLIGEGRHERLWEVLGARVMRHGDEDGTAFAVWAPNARGMRVEGDFNHWNGSGHPMRSLGSSGVWELFVPGIGAGERYKFSVLGADSVWRSKADPMARRTEVPPATASIVEASAYTWNDDAWMRDRPDRDRLAEPMAAYEVHLGSWRPGLSYTELATELVEYVQEMGFSHVEFLPVAEHPFGGSWGYQISSYYAPTARFGTPDEFRHLIDRLHAAGIGVLLDWVPAHFPKDEWSLGRFDGTPLYEHADPRRGTHPEWGTYIFDYGRREVRNFLVANAVYWLKEFHVDGLRVDAVASMLYLDYSRREGEWTPNVHGGRENLDAVEFLKEMNAVAYREAPGIVTIAEESTAWPGVSRPVYLGGLGFGFKWNMGWMHDTLAYLQHEPVFRQYHHHQMTFSLMYAYSENFVLPLSHDEVVHGKGSLLGKMPGDEWQRFANLRALLAFMWAHPGKKLLFMGSEFGQGSEWSEERGLDWWVLDFEPHQGVQRLVRDLNRVYGETRAMYSQDHTPDGFQWIDADDAPGNVFSFVRHGDDGSMVACVANFSGRPHEDYVLGLPAGGRWEEVVNTDAFDYHGSGVGNLGAVEAEAEPWHGLPYSARLRVPPLGALWLRHEGPAARPLAEEARRAVRTSGPGAVRDAARPDEGVSEVGEELREEPGERA
- a CDS encoding maltokinase N-terminal cap-like domain-containing protein — translated: MTHTLEELLAGWITGQRWFAGKSRAISGLAVESATPLPLRGLEETRQSDVAGSSRTTGDQVSVRHVVITVTQGDAVDRYQLLVGLRPELPQRLRHVAIGETEEGFAYDAVHDADVTGVLLAAMAGDADVGPLRFRRMPGTTIDTSLRSLVLGGEQSNTSLVFGDAYICKLFRKLIPGVNPEVEVVSALARRGSHNIARPYGWVETDVDGQNTTLAFVQEFLPTASDGWALALTSVRDLYGSPPGTPCCDAGGDFAAESHRLGMATAHLHRQMADAFPTSTIETPEVKRMVEGFRRRLESAISEVPELAAHAGVAHRAFDRLADIGRPITVQRVHGDYHLGQVMRTPSEWVVLDFEGEPGQPLRERRALDSPLRDVAGMLRSFDYAARHLLFGRPDAEALEPCAAEWAERNRAAFIAGYSAGGGRIHGDDAVVLRALELSKAAYEVVYEARNRPTWLPIPLAAFTQAAR